In one window of Desulfonatronospira thiodismutans ASO3-1 DNA:
- a CDS encoding tetratricopeptide repeat protein yields MNETLASSMSPAFLVTTLSVTVALLATIVLFITINEYTRLRRLRREFQDFEENWKQEMQKTQKAMQRVVASYQINDPDQRIKILESAVAIDPGVYNGYNALGYAHLDKGDTAGAVDAFKEAIHQHPEQIEGYCDLARAYLKQGQESLARKYLARAEHIDASAVRQGLQGDDFLEHLLDK; encoded by the coding sequence ATGAATGAAACTCTCGCATCCTCCATGAGCCCGGCCTTTCTGGTGACAACATTAAGTGTTACTGTTGCCCTGCTGGCAACTATTGTCCTGTTCATAACCATAAACGAATATACCAGGCTGCGCAGGTTAAGACGCGAGTTTCAGGATTTCGAGGAAAACTGGAAGCAGGAGATGCAAAAGACCCAGAAAGCCATGCAACGGGTTGTTGCCAGTTATCAAATAAATGATCCGGATCAACGGATCAAAATACTGGAGTCCGCAGTAGCCATCGACCCCGGGGTCTATAACGGTTACAACGCCCTGGGCTATGCCCATCTGGATAAAGGCGACACGGCCGGTGCCGTGGATGCCTTTAAAGAAGCAATCCACCAGCACCCTGAGCAGATTGAAGGATATTGTGATCTGGCCAGGGCTTACCTTAAACAGGGCCAAGAGAGTCTGGCCAGGAAATACCTGGCCCGGGCCGAGCACATTGACGCTTCAGCAGTGCGCCAGGGCCTTCAGGGCGATGATTTTCTGGAACACCTGCTGGATAAATAA